TGCCTTTGGGATCTGGAATATTAAAAGTTAACCCCCTTCCCTGATCCCATGACTCTACAGAGCAGCCAAGGTACAAAGCCACTCTAGGCTCTTGGCCAAGAGCACAGCAGGGATGGAGGAAACAGGTAGTATGTCCAAGGTTGACTTGTGCCAGTGGAGGTCAGAGCCTGTGTGCCAGATGGGGACAGACAGTTCAAGGGAGGATGGAGAGTGCCAATAAAGTGGTGATCTGTGGAGTTTATGAAGGGGTTTCTTCTTTTCTTGAGAGGATCAACTTTGACTTTAAAGCAAACTTaggccctttttatttttttcgtttttcttaatatatttttattgatttcagagaggaagagagagggagagatagaaacatcaatgatgagagagaatcattgattggctgcctcctgcatgcctcctactggggatggagcccacaaccctaggtatgtgcccttgtccggaatcgaccctgggaccctttggtctgcaagccaacactctatccactgagccaaaccagctagggctaggccCTTTTTAAACAAATTCAAATGTCTTTCTAAATTGTCATTACCATTAGAATTCCAAGATAAATGCAGTCCATAGAAAAAGGGCAGtactatttactgagcacctactcttcGTGAGGCACCGAGTTCCTGGTGTCCTCTGAATCCTCCTAGCAATCCAGAAGGACAGGGTTACCCCCTTTCACCGAGGAGGGCACTGGGGCCCAGGCAGGTAAGgaacttgccccaggtcacacagcaatcAGGATTTGAATTTAGGGTTGTTGTCCTCCAGATCCAcactccagagcagtggttctcaactaggggtgactcccccacccaccctccagggACATACGGCAAGGTCTAGAGagatttttggttgtcacaactggaggAAGGGGGCTGCTACTGGCATCTGgtaggtagaggccagggatgctgctaaacatcctacaatgcacagcaGTCCCCACAACAGAGAATTATCCAGCCCAGAATGTTAACAGCGCTGAGACTGACAAACCCTGCTCCAggttctcagcctgggctgcacatAACGCctgtggtggggaagggggaggcttTGCAAATCCTGATGCCCAGCTGCACCCTAGCCAACTACCTACATCAGACTCTGGGGATCGGTCCCAGTGTCAGTTGATTCTTAAAGCTTGTCAGGTGGTTCCAATGTGCATCCCAGACCATTCTAAACTACTTACACCTGTGGCCTCTGTTCCATCTGCGGGACCCTGAGGGACAAGTACCAAATCGGTCCCAATGACAACCAGCACCCCTATCCTCGCCACCTCCCAGAATCAAAGGCCAGGCTTCATTGGTTCCTTCCGTGTAGGTGGACTAACTGCTGACTCACCATCAGGGGGACTTGagggccagtggggtgggaggtgttTGCTAACCTTTCCCTTGCCTCTTGGAGGCCGCGGCCAGGGATCTCCCCAGCTGACTGCAAGAGCTTCCCGAAAAGACCCTGGACTAAAGAGCAAGGCTGCCACCTAATGGATGAATCGAACAGAATGGCCCACCAGTTGAGGTTTTATTTGAGcctcacaacagccctgagaGGGAGGTGCCAACAAGGGCTCTGAGGCATATAAAGATGAAGTCCGTGCTCAAGGCCCCGCAGTGCGGCAGGGTGTGAGCCTGGATTTGCACCTGTCTGGCCCACAAAGAGCCCTTGGCTCCCTCTACATTCTCACACTGGTTCGAAGGAATAGAATCCCTGGACTGTGCTGCCCAACTCCCTTCTGATGTTTAGACTTCCCCTTGATGTCCAGGCAGGACCTGGGAGGAAACATACCCTCTCCACTAGCACATCCTAGAAATTAACAGGCTACCATCTCCAACTGCAAACTCAAAACAGGAAACGGGACTTCTTCCGGTCTCCACCGCAAAGCTCCCTGCTTCCCAAGACAGTGATTACTGAACAGAGCCTGGTGCACACTCAAGTAACAGATTCCAACACACTTCACCATGTGGATGCGTGGGCCACCTATCCCCTGCCCTCCAGCACATACACATCTTGAACAGTTCAAGTCAGCCCCcgtcttgcctctctctttctgatCCTGAGGACAGTCCTGGGTGCTGAGGCAATCTGGGCCCTTCAGCCATGGCTGAGGGTTCTTGGGGGTCTCGGagatgtttccttctcttcccatctTCAGGAAAACCCTTCCTCTGGCTGCAAATGGAGTGAAGAAGAATTcctgcaaagacagacagaatgATATGGGGAAGAGAACTGAGAAGAGCAAGGACCATATGCCAGGCACTCcctcatttcattctcaaaagGATGTATTTTCTGCATTTGGCACAGAAAGCAATGGACATGGAGAATGATTGAGAAACTTGTTTAGGATGAAACAGCTACACATGTGTGATCAGAGGACAAGAAGTAAGACTCACCTGCAGCCACGGAAACATTCAAGGACTCcagtccaggaggcagctgccggccaggcaggatggtgaggaggagctGGCAGGAGGCTTGCACCTCTGGGGACAGGCCAGAGCCCTCATTCCCTGCAAAGCACAGGAGGGGGGAAAGGGCAGAGATTAGGGATGCCACAGCTGGACAGGCAGGCACTCAGGAAATGAACAGCTGAGCACAGAAAAGCAGGAACATCTACCTACCCAGCACTAGGAGAGTAGGCTGGTCCCAGAGGAACTCCAAGCAACTAGTGATGGGGATCTCAGAGGACCCAGAAATCTCAGGCCCTGGGCAGCCCACCGTGCCAGCCACGAGCCAGCCCTGCCGGGCTTTGGCCTGAAAGGGGAAAGAAATCATATTCTAGCTCACCAAACCTTCATCAGAGCCTTGGCCAAGGAATAGCCCCAACCTTGCCCATATatataggtttacagttgtgagcattcGAAACAGCTTATTCTTGTGTTAATATTATTggattattttccatgtgaacaattataaacctacttttgccccaccctgtatgcatTACCTTGGTGAGCCATTCAATTCAGTCAATAATTAATAAGCACCTAGAATGGGAAGactctgttctaggcactggagatAGGGCAGTGACAGCAACCAAAATCCCAGCCTCATGGAAGGGAGGGCCTCACTGAAATGACTTTGAGTGGAGATCAGAAGGCGATGAGGAAGCACGATGTAGACATCAGGGGGAAGaatcttctaggccagtggttggcaaactgcggctcgcgagccacatgcgactctttggccccttgagtgtggctcttccacaaaatactgacttctgcgcataggccacaaagtttcaatcacactgtacatgagcacccgcatgtggtattttgtggaagagccacactcaaggggccaaagagccacatgtggctcgcgagccgcagtttgccaaccactgttctaggcagtGATCAGTAAATGCAAAGGCTGAGGGGTGGCTGCTTACCTGCTATGTGTGAGGAACAGCACAATAGCAAGGTGGCCATGGGAAGGGAGCCATTGAGACAGGAGAGGGAACAGAGGGCTACATAAGGTAGAACCTCCAAGGCCACTGGAAGGACTCTGGCTTATACTCTGAGAGAAATGCAAAGGCTTTTAAAAACTCTGAACGCATGGTCTGACTTATGTTGCAACAGGATCTCTCTGCCTGTTGGGTTGACAGCCAATAGCAGAAGCAAGATCAGGTAGGAGGTTTCACAATAATAATACAGGCAAGAGACGATGGTGGCTTGGACCAGAGTTTTAGCAGTGGAGAGAGAAGTGGTGAGAATATGCAAATAACTTTATGGTAAAACCAAAAGGATGCACTGACAAATGGGAATGGGTGTGagagcagaaaaaaaatcaagggcGATGCCAAGGTTTCTAACCTAACCACTGAAAGGATGGAGCTGCCATCGATTGAGCTGGGTCTCCAGAAGGAACAGGGGCTGGGCTATGGAACTGTTCAGTTTGAAATGCCGATTAGACAGCAAAAGAaagctgttttgttttataatcccTTTGagatgcttttatttattcatattggAATCATTCTGGGTTGAGGGCATTGAGCAGCTTTCTAAAATCCCATCAACTATTATTTACCTTGCTTTTTTCAAACCAGTGCTGCTAGTTGTTTGAAAACAGAGCTATTGAGTAGGTAACTAGATACGTGAATCTGGGATTTAGGAGCAAGATCCAGGTTAGGCTATACATTTGGGACGCGTTCAAATATAGATGCTACTTAAAGCCGTGAGAGTGgatgaggcaaaaagaaaaagaaaagatagatagatagatagatagatagatgatagatagatagataaataaattatatatatatatatacatatatatatatatatatatatatatgtatatatatatatatatatatatatatatatatatatatagagagagagagagagagagagagagagagagagagagagagatccaagaAGTACTGAGACTTGGAAGAGACCTGGAAATGGTCAGTGGAACAGCCACGTGCAGGGCAATACTGCCCCCTTGTGTTCAGCAAGAGAACAGCGGGGGGGTTTCTTTACTTAGGTTTGCTCCCCAAATGTTGTGGGGGGTTTTGTGTGGTAGTGggggttgttttgtgtgtgtgaaagggaagagaggaaaggcaTAGACTAGTCCTTATTAAAGAGCCTTTCAAACAGACTAGAAGgagtcagtgggggggggggggggggacatatgtaatactttcaacaataaagttttttttaaagagccttGCAAGCTATGCTCCTAGGGAGGGACTCGGGACACATTGACTGCATACCTACTTAGCAGGTACTGAGGCCCCGTGGCAGACCTGGGGCAGGGCAAAAAGGTGTGCCTGGAGAAGTGCAGTAAAGGGAATGAGGCTAGGACATCTCCAACTTCAGATTCTGTTCCCCTCCTGGTTTTAAAAACCCGGGGAACCTTCCCTCTTCCCGAAGGGATTTAGAGAAGCACAGGAAATGCCAACATGctctcttctcccccttcctccaccAGTTCCTGGTGAAGTGGCCTGAGAGGTTGGGCGTGGCTCATTTCTGCTCCTTCCCGCCACCCCAACCCCTCGGCCCTCACCTGTAAAAAGCCGTCCAGGTCATCGGTGAAGAATATGTCCATCACCTCCATAGCCCCCGCGCTGGCCTTGCTGACTACCGGAGTGAGCGGGCAGCTGCAAAGTGACCCCATGCCCCGTGTCAGGCTGCGTCATCTCAAGCCCggcgccctgccctgccctcccctcccccggcccccaagGGTTAGAGATGAAAATTCTGGCGATCGGGAGACCTGCCTAGGGGATCACCAAAGGGTCAAGGTGCTGAGGAACTCGGCTGCCCCTTGAAATTGGGACACACGGGGAATAACGAATGTCCGTGCCTGTTTCTGCGGCTGGTGATGACCTGGTCCACTCCGAGGAAGTGAGCGGAGCGCAGCACGGCCCCGAAATTCCGGGGATCCTGGAGCCTCTCGAGGACGAGCCACAGCTGCTGGGGGTCATCTCCGGGCCTCGCCTCCCCGGCCTCAGTCCAGGGCCGGGGCCGCAGCGGGCTCACCTCCATGCAGACGCCCTGGTGCACCTGGTGGCGGCACAGGGCGTCCAGCTTCTGCCGCCGGGGCCACAGAACCGGAATGTCCCGCGCTTCGGCCGCCCGGAGCAGCTCTGCCCGCTCTCCCCGCACCCCCGACCTGCCGGCCTGGAGCAGGAGCCGGGCCACGCGGCGGCGGGCGGCCCGCAGAGCCAGGAGGCACGGGGACAGGCCGAACAGGAGTTCCCGGCCCCCGGTGGAGCGCGGGGCAGGCGCCAGGTCATCCAGGAGCAGGCGGCTCAGCTCCTCTCCCCCGGGCCGCTCCCCGGGCCGCGCCGAGCGGGAGGACTGACGCGCAAGTTGGCCGGGAAAACGCCAGGTCGCGCCCCTGAGGGCCCGAAGCAGCGCCATGGTCGATGCCCTTAGCTACGTCCTCGAGAGCTGTCGCTCCAGACGGAGCCTGTGGCACCCATCCCGCCTCCTCAGACAGAAAAACGAACAGTCCAGACTCCCGGCCGTAAGACTGTCTGAGGCAGGTAGCCGGACCGCGACCGCCCCGTTCCCGACCTCGCGCGGGGTGCTCCGCTTCCGAGTTCGCGCGAGCCCGCTTCCTGCCCGGACGCATGGCGCATGCTCACCCACTAGGCCGTCCCGACAGCGCCGCCTGCAGGGCTGGCTGAGCAGCGACCTCCACCGcacggcagccggcagccggcagcgaTCAGCGCTGAGCTGACCCTGCTACTGACTTCATTCTGCGCCCTTTGAGGTCCCAGGAAGCTGGAGGGTCGCATTCACCCAGGCACCAGCAAAAAACACTTTACAGAGATGTGTTCAACTAGGTCAGTCGTGGTGCTTCCCTTCCCATTGGATACTGGTGCTTTCCCTCAGAAGTTTCTCCTGCATCCAGCCCCTCCTCTGCCTTTCTACTCTTTTCAAACCCTGAGCACGTTAGCAGGACTCAGCAGTCACTTCCTACCCTGTGGCGGCTGAATCTCTAAGCCACTGCTCGGTGCCTGTCCCGCACCTGCTGACAAGCCAACTGATGCCCTTGGCCCACAGGTAATGGCCAAACTCTTTGCTCAGCATTCAGACCTCCCGGGATCCAGGCTTTTCAGCCCCATCTCACTCCTGCACTAAATTCTGTGCTGTTCCCACAGCACTGCATGCTCTTTCTGGCCTCTGAGCCTTGCACATCTTGTCTTCGTTTCTGGCTGGCAAATTCTACCAATTTTCAAGACCCAACCCAAAACCACACCTGCTACCCTAAGGTAATCCACACTCCAGAAGTGAGGCTCTAAATTCACCCACTTTCCACTCACCTGGAAGAAATTCTGAGAAACCACCACCCCAGATCACAAAGAAAGGGGAAGAACTGAAAGACACTCACAAAGCCAAGGTCGGTTgttgcaatttttcttttttaattattacacTGAAATCCACTTGGGAGGTAGGCCCTGGTATTGTGCTGCCAATCAGAGTAGAGTGATGACCCCCACTGGACTGGAGAACTAGGtgcgggaagggggaggagagaagggatggagggggcattgggggcagggagaggaggaagctg
The genomic region above belongs to Myotis daubentonii chromosome 16, mMyoDau2.1, whole genome shotgun sequence and contains:
- the MRM1 gene encoding rRNA methyltransferase 1, mitochondrial, which translates into the protein MALLRALRGATWRFPGQLARQSSRSARPGERPGGEELSRLLLDDLAPAPRSTGGRELLFGLSPCLLALRAARRRVARLLLQAGRSGVRGERAELLRAAEARDIPVLWPRRQKLDALCRHQVHQGVCMEVSPLRPRPWTEAGEARPGDDPQQLWLVLERLQDPRNFGAVLRSAHFLGVDQVITSRRNSCPLTPVVSKASAGAMEVMDIFFTDDLDGFLQAKARQGWLVAGTVGCPGPEISGSSEIPITSCLEFLWDQPTLLVLGNEGSGLSPEVQASCQLLLTILPGRQLPPGLESLNVSVAAGILLHSICSQRKGFPEDGKRRKHLRDPQEPSAMAEGPRLPQHPGLSSGSERERQDGG